AGGAAAATATATGCCCGCTACTAGGTTTTGTTAGTTTGGTTGATTTGCAAAATTTCAACTTTCATCTTGCAAATTACATATTACTATAATATACGTTTATGTGTGTCTCTAAAATATATACATCCAgtaacttgaatttttttattttgacttttttttttgttttaaaccactaaatcatattaattatttaacactAATGTTGTCATGCATTACTCCtgtgacaaaataaaaattatgttacATATATTGAAATCTATTTATACAAAAATAagaacaattaatttttttgtttttattttttctttttattcatacaaataaaaattatttgatgaaaACTAAATGTTGACAACATAAATGAATAAAATCCAAAACATATCAACTtacattattaaattataaattttcctCAACTACCATTTTTCTGGAAATATTGTTGTTTGCAATTGATACATAATTGACATTATTTCANtttagtattatttgatcaaatttaaaataataataacacatacaaCACGTGTGCATCTTTTAATACTATATGTTATATGTGCTTGGTTAtgcttttataaatttaaaagctaaaattaaaaaaaatccgaATTCATGAATCATCATGAATACATTTATCTCTCTTATTTGTTTcgattttagtattttatggTATAAATAATGGTGTAAATAAACCGAGTCggttcgaaaaatatttgattcatattcGAGTTTATCGAATTTGAGTCGAACTCGagctcaaattattttgtttgatagtCCGTGAAGTGCTCACGAGCTTTAGtggtttattataatataattatatattaaataaataaatttcgagcCTTGTTAGTAACTTTTTCCgaacaataattaaaatagttcGTGAACATATTCGAATCTTTCGAGGTAAATTCGAATTCAAGCTTTAATTCGAACCGAATTCAAGccaaatgttttaaaattttcgtacttcgaatcgagctcgaattCGAACATTCAAATTTTCATCATGTTCAGCTCGATTGGGTTCGTTTAGACCTGTAGATATAActtatgaaataataataatatattaaaattaaatgtttttgCTACTATAAAAGATTTGCAATGTactttcgataaaaaaaaaaaaaaatcatgtgacATTTCATGTTATATTAATGATTGATTGTTATATGTTGGGCTTTTATTGGtgtaacaattatttaaaatatattggatcggaaaaaaattacaatttgatAAACGTAACTATTAATTATTAATGTAACAAAAAATGCTATCTGAATTATTATAGGATAATTCTTCCACACTTTTGAGATCTACaaaaagtttttaaataattttttatttaaggattttgaattttattcctGATTATGCTTTCTTGCGAACTTTGCATATAAAAATTTCTCAACTATATTTTCCTCTTATATATAATATCCATATTAGATTTCGTTTTTATTTgatacaaaatcataaaaacttattttattaaaatatattttatctatAACTACAATAtcctaataaaaataaatatttatatttatctataattttaaaattttaaatgatcttataatataaaaaattattataaaatatcattttaaaaattttaattttaatataatctctATATTCGGTCACGTACactataatataattatgttgAAATGTGATCCCGTTGGGCCATTTTTCTATTACCTTTGGGCCGATTTTGGGTCCAACTCGAGTTCAAGTTCCAAACCCCTGAAACCCAATGTGACCAAAAACCCTATTTTTCCCGACTGATATATACAAACGCACAGATTCATCACACTATCCTCGTCCCCGCCTCCTGCAAAGGCCCTCTCGCATTTTTGCTCAGCAACCAGCGCGGCGACGAGTATGGCGCAAGAACAGCTGATCCTACGTGGCACGATGCGAGCCCACACCGACTGGGTCACGGCCATAGCCACGCCAGTGGATAACACCGACATGATCGTCTCCTCTTCCCGTGACAAGTCCCTCATTATCTGGTCCCTTACCAAGGAGGACAAGACATACGGTGTGGCCCGCCGCCGCCTCACGGGACACGGTCACTTCGTTGAGGACGTTGTTCTCTCGTCCGATGGCCAGTTCGCCCTCTCTGGGTCCTGGGATGGAGAGCTCCGTCTGTGGGACTTGCAGACTGGGAACACTGCTCGCCGCTTTGTGGGTCATACTAAAGACGTCTTGTCTGTTGCTTTCTCCATAGATAACCGCCAAATCGTCTCGGCTTCCAGGGATAAGACGATTAAGCTTTGGAATACGCTCGGTGAATGCAAGTATACGATTCAAGATCAGGATTCCCACTCCGATTGGGTTTCTTGTGTGAGGTATGGTTACAAGTGGTGTGTATTTTGTTGATTATAACtggtaaatttattttattcagttgCTGTGGGATCATGTGGAATGATTATGTGTTTTCAAAGGATCGGTTTTGGTTAAATTTGCGTTCTTGGAGCGATTTTGATACATTTCCATTTCCTTGCCATGGGAATCGTGAATTTAAATTCCAGAAGCATGATTGAAATTCTTAGTTTTTTGTTAACTTCAAATCTCAACGATTACAAACAGTATTCTAATTCCCTTAGCCTTTATCTTGTTGTGTACAAGATTTTCTCCGAATGCCCTCCAGCCCATGATCGTTTCAGGATCTTGGGATAAAAATGTGAAGATTTGGAGCTTATCTAATTGTAAGCTGAGGTCAACACTTAGTGGCCATAGTGGATACGTAAACACTGTAGCAGTGTCTCCTGATGGGAGTTTGTGCGCGAGTGGTGGAAAAGATGGGGTGATTTTGCTCTGGGATCTGGCGGAAGGGAAGCGTTTGTATTCATTGGAGGCTGGATCGGTTATTCATGCTCTGTGCTTCAGCCCGAATAGGTACTGGTTATGTGCTGCAACTGAGAGTAGCATCAAGATTTGGGATTTGGAGAGCAAGAGTGTTGTTGTGGATCTTAAGGTTGATTTGAAACAGGAGAGTGAGATGACTGCTGAGGGGACTGATCAAACCTCTGCTTGTAAAAACAAGGTACACATTTACTCTCTGCATAGTAGTTTCATTGTTGCACTTTGTGCCATTTTTGTTTGTATTTCTTTAGTATTTTAGTGTTTTTTTGTCTTCTGTGTTACTCTTTGTGCCATTTTGTATTTGTAATTCTTGACTTTGGTTCACTTGCTTAGTGATTCAACTATTTCTTTTATTAGTGATTAATGATGCCATTACTTTTCACTATCTAATTATCACGGATTTGTGAAATCAAGCTCTGTGGAAACTAATTTAGGCTGATAAGAGCTTAAGGAAGATAATACTTGAAATTTTGTCGACCATCGATACCTAGTTTAGATCTGCACATTTTTGCATGATTAGTTCCATTTAAAGTCCTTAATTCCATGTCAACTCGATCATTGCCTTATAGGTCATCACCTGGTCGTGGATTTTGTATGGGAACTTGTCAATGGAGACTATGCTTTGTGAGGTCTAGCATGTTGAATTTTTGTGGTTTTACATTTTCCTACTTTGTTGGAGGTTAAAAGTCCTTAATTCCATGTCAAGTTGCATTATAGGTCGTCATCTGGTCGTGGATTTTGTATAGGAACCTGTCACTGGGGACTATGCTTTGTGTGGTATTGCATGTTGAATTTTTGTGGGCTTACATCTTCTGACTTTGTTGGAGGTTTGCGATCAGTGTCTTTAGCTGTCCTCGTAGGGGTTGAGAAGGTGGGTTGATTAAGTGGatcataattataataactTATGACTAAAGGCTATCTTGGTACTGCAAAAACGAAGCTGGGATTATCGTCTTGCTTGTTGCAACAGCTTTTTACTGGAAGTTTAACATTTCTTGTATGATACGTTCCTAAATGCACTAAACTGAAGGCTTCACGCGTCCATGGTAAAACATGCCATAAGAACGCAGAAaagcaaaaatatatatttgagaaacaGATGGATGGGATGTGTTAATGGTGTCTGATATCGTCCATGGTCTGATGTAGATCAATTTCTGCACTTGCCTCAATTGGAGTGTTGATGGAAGCACACTTTTCAGCGGTTACACAGATGGGGTCATTCGAGTTTGGGGTATTGGACGTTACTGATAGAGGACGAATTGAAGTTGATATTCTGTATCCCTGGAAGGGATTTAATGAAATCTTTGGTGCCATGGTGTTTGATGTTTACTGttaaatttgagtttttttattgGTAGATAGTATATTTGCTAATTGTTGGCATCATGTTATTACTTATTCTGTGTAATCAAGACTTCTGAATTTTTGCAACTTTTACCTTCCAAGAGTGGTGATGTGGGTTAAAAATTCATTTCGATTAAATCTTCATCCAAACTTTAGTGTTTTTTAGTtgtaatatacatatatattttttttcatataatttgaTTCCGTTTTCGTGCATGCACTGTATATCCCCGGAAACGTTCCTGATATAGGAGACAATGGATGCATCCAAAGAAGGGTGAAGTAAGTTTATGATCATCCATGGCTTGAACCCCCGGAAAATTGAAGAGCTTCCCCGAATTTTATACTTATTCTCATCAACTTAAATCGGCTTCATGAAACAACTCGATCCCTTTCTTTATCTACTAAATCATACTAAACACTTGAAATTCGCCTTAACAATTATGACCAAATTTACACTAAGAAATATTGTTTCAAAACACCACAATCGAGTGTCAAATCTAAACtcaaaacacacacaaaattaCAAATAGTACGTtcagtaaaaataaatatagttaGGGGCATGGCAGGTCGAAAATGTTAAAGATGGTGGGGTAGATCGAGCATGGATGGATGTACGTATTCACGATATCCCAAAAGGATGGATCACAGTATTTGCCTTGTGTTAGCACGAAAAGGTGTTACATTGTTTGCATCATTTAATTGTCGGACAACCATCTTTTCACAAGCCTCATTTCATCACCCTCCCCAAcctcatttttattttacagtTAAGTCCACACTTAATGATTAAAACtcggaaaataaattttttttatcactcaTATTACACGTATTCATCTATTAAATATCTAATATCGCACAcgatttcttgatttttatgtGTCGACAGATCAACCCAACAAATTGATAGATTtatattctttaattttaataaacaaataaatttttttctgacTCTGCCATGGAATTGTGGAAATATACATATGTACAAATAATAGAAGATGTGgtttgaattatatatatatatatatataaaagaataaGGGATTGAAATGGGGACAAAAAGTGTGGTTTGTGTGGAAAGAGCAGTTGGGATCGAGAATAAGTATGAAAGGCACGAGAGAGACAACAGAAGAACAATAAATGAGGTGATGAGCCTTATGATAACCCTCATCATCGTCACGTCGTTTTTCCTTCACTATTTTCCATGCATTCCCCTCCCAGAATTCCAAGCCTTTCTTCAGGGAAATTGGCGTTTCAGTCCCagtcgtcgatttttttttgtgttcagtccatgagtatttttttaatatcacatttccacatgaagtgtaccacattttgtatgacatattatcacaattttgtgggtagggagtgaacccaaagaaatattttgattgaagatttttcaccaacttccccctttttttaaaaaatattaaataaaatgaaaattatatatttatatatgataaGTCAGGgggatatattttttttaatcatgttttCGATTAATTTAGGTTCGGTCTATTAGtttgtaaattttaataatttttcatttgattGTTGGTGTAAGACTTGAGAAAAGATGATATGTTCCCCGAAaacattgatgatattgatacCATATTGTCAACACtccagcaaaaaaaaaaactaaaactatgaaaaaaaGGGATATAAGTTGGTGGACTAAAACTATGAATTAACCGATAACATGAGTAAAATGAAAAAATCCTTGAGTAATTTCccgattaataaataataatattgcatTTGATTAATTGACTGCCACTTCCCCCTCTCTTAGCCTTAGTCAACTTGATGAATTTAAACCAAAAAACACCCTGGCCTACTCCTCCTTTGTTTCCCTCTCTTTGTGGGTTTTGTTCAATCTCTTTCTCTGAaatccaaataaatttttttttttgccttgcTTACCTACTACTTCGCTTCTCCATATGAAACCCTACTTTATGATCTTATAATTAAACTCACATACAAATTTCCCATTACTTTTCTTGAGTTTTGATCATGGATAATTACTAGTATTAATTTGCACCGCTTGATCATGGAACCACAGTGGCACTGAAAGCAAAGAACAATATTCTTGATTTTCCATAACCAACTTGTTCGATGTGGATGATGGGATATAATGATGGGGGAGACTTCACCACCCTTCAAGATTCATTCAGTGGCCGAAAGCTCCGAACCCTTATGCCGAGACcagccgccgccgccgccgccgccgccaacTCTCCTTGTTTAAACCTCGTCCACGGCGCTGACTTTCTTTCCCTGAATCATCATCATCTTGGCAAGTCATCAATTCTCAGtctttcataaattttttgttaacatgtgatatatatagGTTAAATGTTTATTGAGTaactattttttgtttatttcttgTTGAAGCAGCTATTTCTATGGAGCAAAATAAGAGAGAGTTAAGTAGCACACAACAAGTTGCGGTGAGTTCAAGATGGAATCCAACTCCGGAGCAACTTCGAACCCTTGAAGAACTATACAGAAGGGGCACTCGAACGCCTTCTGCCGAACAAATCCAACACATCACCGCGAAGCTCCGTCGATACGGCAAGATTGAGGGGAAAAACGTATTCTATTGGTTTCAGAATCACAAGGCTAGAGAA
This window of the Primulina huaijiensis isolate GDHJ02 chromosome 3, ASM1229523v2, whole genome shotgun sequence genome carries:
- the LOC140972861 gene encoding small ribosomal subunit protein RACK1-like, with product MAQEQLILRGTMRAHTDWVTAIATPVDNTDMIVSSSRDKSLIIWSLTKEDKTYGVARRRLTGHGHFVEDVVLSSDGQFALSGSWDGELRLWDLQTGNTARRFVGHTKDVLSVAFSIDNRQIVSASRDKTIKLWNTLGECKYTIQDQDSHSDWVSCVRFSPNALQPMIVSGSWDKNVKIWSLSNCKLRSTLSGHSGYVNTVAVSPDGSLCASGGKDGVILLWDLAEGKRLYSLEAGSVIHALCFSPNRYWLCAATESSIKIWDLESKSVVVDLKVDLKQESEMTAEGTDQTSACKNKINFCTCLNWSVDGSTLFSGYTDGVIRVWGIGRY